The Aureimonas mangrovi genome includes a region encoding these proteins:
- a CDS encoding type I secretion system permease/ATPase, which translates to MKKKPIDEIAKIAWSGASGLFFFTFVTNVLLLVQPLYMLQVYDRVLVSSSLETLAFISLIAAGAILLLGAIDALRSIMAGRLAARIGVAGGSSALLASIAGQRASLGDIQPLRDLSTVRGFVGGRTLLAFLDMPFAPFFIGILYLIHPHLFWLTAGGAVVLFAVAFANQWAGDRALGASGEESIGASLMAQAFTRNGESISAMGMRGNVTEAWGRQEGRAMAAQERANSVASFYGGLSRVVRLGLQIAILGYGGYLVVTGEMTAGMIFAASLISGRGLQPIDQVIGGWKGFVDFRAAWRRLSAALASAKVGETRTELPTPTGRIEVQKVIVAARGNERGDPILKGVSAVIPQGACVAVVGASGAGKSTLARVLAGALVPNSGVVRIDGADMANWDSEALGRHVGYLSQEVEMLPGTIAQNIARFDPDASDADIVAAATKAQVHDLVLGFPQGYDTMLGPGGIQLSGGQRQRVGLARAFFGTPRLLVLDEPNANLDMAGEQALDRALAAAKADGTTVIVVTQRRQVADVADRILMMRDGAIEDYGTRAEVLERQAQRVRQAQEAAAANAGGQVRPPQPLVGGRFTSVVSGGAAS; encoded by the coding sequence GTGAAGAAGAAACCCATCGACGAGATCGCGAAGATCGCGTGGTCCGGCGCCTCCGGCCTCTTCTTCTTCACCTTCGTCACGAACGTCCTCCTGCTCGTGCAGCCGCTTTACATGCTGCAGGTGTACGACCGGGTGCTCGTCTCATCCTCTCTTGAGACGCTCGCCTTCATCTCGCTGATCGCGGCCGGCGCGATCCTGCTCCTGGGCGCGATCGACGCGCTGCGCAGCATCATGGCGGGGCGGCTCGCCGCCCGCATCGGGGTCGCCGGCGGTTCTTCGGCTCTTCTCGCCTCCATCGCCGGCCAGCGCGCCTCGCTCGGGGATATCCAGCCGCTGCGCGATCTGTCCACCGTGCGCGGCTTCGTCGGCGGGCGCACGCTGCTGGCCTTTCTCGACATGCCCTTCGCGCCCTTCTTCATCGGCATCCTCTATCTCATCCACCCGCACCTGTTCTGGCTGACGGCCGGCGGCGCCGTCGTCCTCTTCGCCGTCGCGTTCGCCAACCAGTGGGCCGGTGATCGCGCACTCGGCGCGTCGGGCGAGGAGAGCATCGGCGCCTCGCTGATGGCGCAGGCCTTCACCCGCAACGGCGAGAGCATTTCCGCCATGGGCATGCGCGGCAACGTCACCGAGGCCTGGGGCCGCCAGGAGGGCCGCGCGATGGCCGCGCAGGAGCGCGCCAACTCCGTCGCGTCCTTCTATGGCGGGCTTTCGCGCGTCGTGCGGCTCGGCCTGCAGATCGCCATCCTCGGCTATGGCGGCTATCTCGTCGTCACTGGCGAGATGACGGCGGGCATGATCTTCGCCGCATCGCTGATTTCCGGGCGCGGCCTGCAGCCGATCGACCAGGTCATCGGCGGCTGGAAGGGCTTCGTGGATTTCCGCGCCGCCTGGCGCCGCCTTTCGGCCGCGCTGGCCTCGGCCAAGGTGGGCGAGACGCGCACCGAACTCCCGACGCCGACCGGCCGCATCGAAGTGCAGAAGGTCATCGTGGCCGCGCGCGGCAACGAGCGCGGCGACCCGATCCTCAAGGGCGTTTCGGCCGTGATTCCGCAGGGCGCCTGCGTGGCTGTCGTCGGCGCCTCGGGCGCCGGCAAGTCGACGCTCGCACGGGTTCTGGCCGGCGCGCTCGTACCGAACAGCGGCGTGGTGCGCATCGACGGCGCCGACATGGCGAACTGGGACAGCGAGGCGCTCGGCCGCCATGTCGGCTACCTCTCCCAGGAGGTCGAGATGCTGCCCGGCACGATTGCGCAGAACATCGCCCGTTTCGATCCCGACGCATCCGACGCCGATATCGTCGCGGCCGCCACCAAGGCGCAGGTCCACGACCTCGTGCTCGGCTTCCCTCAAGGCTACGACACGATGCTCGGCCCGGGCGGCATCCAGCTTTCGGGCGGCCAGCGCCAGCGTGTCGGCCTTGCCCGCGCCTTCTTCGGCACGCCCCGCCTTCTCGTCCTCGACGAGCCGAACGCCAATCTCGACATGGCCGGGGAGCAGGCGCTCGACAGGGCTCTGGCCGCCGCCAAGGCCGACGGGACGACCGTGATCGTGGTCACGCAGCGCCGCCAGGTCGCGGACGTGGCGGATCGCATCCTGATGATGCGCGATGGCGCGATCGAGGATTACGGCACGCGCGCCGAGGTGCTGGAGCGCCAGGCCCAGCGTGTGCGCCAGGCGCAGGAAGCGGCCGCCGCCAATGCGGGCGGACAGGTCCGTCCGCCGCAGCCGCTCGTCGGCGGGCGGTTCACCAGCGTGGTCAGCGGAGGGGCGGCATCGTGA